The Gemmata palustris genome includes a region encoding these proteins:
- a CDS encoding DedA family protein translates to MEEFFSQVGQFFVQVWNIVLVVADPRNLRDPDRFRAAFAGAGVFWVVLCAVALIVFTETGLLIGFLLPGDSLLVVLGIFVHLTGWNLLPFLVCLSVAAVVGDAVGYWIGKRAGPAIFNRPSSRFFKQEYLLRAKAFYEKHGGKTIIIARFVPIVRTFVPVVAGATKMEYRTFLLYNVFGGIGWVASMLLIGYYLLPFADPLCQKLLGDPNFTWAKHIDKVVVVVVFLSILPIVWKGFKHWRDGRKAPDAAVAAVTAVPPAGAPAAEPPAPVTSAASAAPTK, encoded by the coding sequence ATGGAAGAGTTTTTCTCGCAGGTCGGCCAGTTCTTCGTGCAAGTCTGGAACATTGTTCTGGTCGTCGCAGACCCGCGAAACCTCCGCGATCCGGACCGGTTCCGCGCCGCGTTTGCAGGGGCCGGCGTGTTTTGGGTGGTGCTGTGTGCGGTCGCGCTAATCGTGTTCACGGAAACCGGCCTGCTGATCGGGTTCCTGCTCCCCGGTGATTCGCTTCTGGTGGTGCTCGGTATTTTCGTTCACCTGACCGGGTGGAACCTGTTGCCGTTCCTCGTGTGCCTGAGTGTCGCGGCGGTTGTGGGCGACGCGGTCGGCTATTGGATCGGGAAGCGTGCGGGACCGGCGATCTTTAATCGGCCGTCGAGCCGCTTCTTCAAGCAGGAGTACCTCCTCCGAGCGAAAGCCTTCTACGAGAAGCACGGCGGGAAGACGATCATCATCGCGCGGTTCGTGCCCATCGTTCGGACGTTCGTACCGGTCGTGGCCGGGGCGACGAAGATGGAGTACCGCACGTTCCTCCTCTACAACGTGTTCGGCGGGATCGGGTGGGTGGCGAGTATGCTGTTGATCGGATACTATCTTCTGCCGTTCGCCGACCCGCTGTGTCAGAAACTCCTCGGCGACCCGAACTTCACTTGGGCGAAGCACATCGACAAGGTGGTGGTGGTGGTCGTGTTCCTGTCGATCCTGCCCATCGTGTGGAAGGGGTTCAAGCACTGGCGTGACGGGCGGAAGGCGCCCGACGCAGCGGTCGCGGCCGTGACCGCCGTTCCGCCGGCGGGAGCACCCGCGGCTGAACCGCCGGCCCCCGTTACGTCGGCTGCGAGCGCGGCGCCAACCAAGTAG
- the alaS gene encoding alanine--tRNA ligase — protein sequence MLSSSEIRQQFIDFFCKKHGHTNIVSSPVVPHDDPTLLFANAGMNQFKPYFLGTEKPPHVRVANTQKCIRAGGKHNDLDDVGKDTYHHTFFEMLGNWSFGDYFKKEAIAWAWELLTQVWKLDATRLHVTVFEGDPGASIPRDDEAAGYWKEVGVPESHIHLGNKKDNFWEMGNTGPCGPCTEVHYDHTPDKSGGPLVNGGTDKVIEIWNLVFIQFNRNEDQSLTPLPAQHVDTGMGFERITKVIQGKNSNYDTDVFMPLFTAIHKVTKCDTPYGGVLEDLKDTAYRVIADHIRTLTFALTDGATIGNVGRDYVLKRILRRAERYGYQVLGTTEPFLYQLVPTVVEHFGDAFPELKKNPHKVIDQIRDEELAFLRTLRRGITLFDRIAGEMKKTGRTQVSGKEAFKLHDTYGVLIDITQQMAQEQGLTVDVPGFEKEMEDAKIKSREGGKEFVVTAVQGDLPATDDLPKFGNAPVSAKVLGWVQDNAVVTSGKLAAGENVALLLDRTCFYGEQGGQVGDTGTVRSAGTDFEVEKTQRLGDTVLHIGTLHEGELSVGDTVEAMQTTSRRIDIMRNHTATHLLNLALREVLGHHVEQKGSLVDESKTRFDFSHDKPVTAEQLQEIERRVNRQVVLDQPVAAVVLPLAEAQKLPGVRAVFGEKYPDPVRVVMIGAESPDKLKQDNSVEFCGGTHLPRTGLIGYFKISAQEGVAKGIRRITAVTGKPAYDDVQTRSAIVDELAGAFQCRPDELQTRVSALQDQVKALQTQLKKAVGAALTGVVDELIASAPEVGGAKVVVAKLPDGASNETVRTQIDRVKQKCGSAFVVFGWSEGPDNASIIAAVTPDLVKKGLKAGDVVKQVAPVIGGGGGGKPDMAQAGGKEPAKLSEALQKADRLGRELLAK from the coding sequence ATGCTCTCTTCCAGCGAAATCCGCCAGCAGTTCATCGACTTCTTTTGCAAAAAGCACGGACACACAAACATCGTGTCGTCCCCGGTGGTGCCGCACGACGACCCGACGCTGCTGTTCGCCAACGCGGGCATGAACCAGTTCAAGCCGTACTTCCTCGGAACCGAGAAGCCGCCGCACGTCCGGGTCGCGAACACGCAGAAATGCATCCGCGCGGGCGGCAAGCACAACGACCTCGATGATGTGGGCAAGGACACGTACCACCACACGTTCTTCGAGATGCTCGGGAACTGGAGTTTCGGGGACTACTTCAAGAAGGAAGCGATCGCGTGGGCGTGGGAACTGCTCACGCAGGTATGGAAGCTCGACGCGACCCGACTACACGTCACCGTGTTCGAGGGCGACCCGGGCGCGAGCATCCCGCGTGACGACGAAGCGGCGGGGTACTGGAAAGAGGTCGGGGTGCCCGAGTCGCACATTCACCTCGGCAACAAGAAGGACAACTTCTGGGAGATGGGGAACACCGGGCCGTGCGGACCCTGCACCGAGGTGCATTACGATCACACGCCGGATAAGAGCGGCGGGCCGCTCGTGAACGGAGGAACGGACAAGGTCATCGAGATCTGGAACCTCGTGTTCATCCAGTTCAACCGGAACGAGGACCAGAGCCTCACCCCGCTCCCGGCGCAACACGTCGATACGGGCATGGGCTTCGAGCGGATCACGAAGGTGATCCAGGGGAAGAACAGCAACTACGACACCGACGTGTTCATGCCGCTGTTCACGGCGATCCACAAAGTGACGAAGTGCGACACTCCCTACGGTGGCGTACTCGAAGACCTGAAAGACACCGCGTACCGCGTGATCGCGGACCACATCCGGACACTCACGTTCGCGCTCACGGACGGCGCGACCATCGGTAACGTCGGCCGCGATTATGTGCTGAAGCGCATCCTGCGCCGGGCTGAGCGCTACGGCTACCAGGTGCTCGGCACGACCGAACCGTTCCTGTACCAGCTCGTGCCGACGGTGGTCGAGCACTTCGGCGATGCGTTTCCGGAGCTGAAGAAGAACCCGCACAAGGTCATCGACCAGATTCGCGATGAGGAACTGGCGTTCCTGCGCACGCTACGCCGCGGGATCACGCTATTCGACCGCATCGCGGGGGAGATGAAGAAGACCGGCCGCACACAGGTAAGCGGCAAGGAAGCGTTCAAGCTCCACGACACCTACGGCGTGCTCATCGATATCACGCAGCAGATGGCTCAAGAGCAGGGGCTGACGGTGGACGTGCCCGGGTTCGAGAAGGAGATGGAGGATGCCAAGATCAAGTCGCGCGAGGGTGGGAAGGAGTTCGTGGTGACGGCCGTGCAGGGCGATTTGCCCGCAACGGACGATCTGCCCAAGTTCGGTAACGCTCCCGTGAGTGCGAAGGTACTCGGCTGGGTACAGGACAACGCGGTGGTGACGTCCGGCAAGCTTGCCGCGGGCGAAAACGTCGCGCTGCTGCTCGACCGCACATGCTTCTACGGCGAACAGGGCGGACAGGTCGGTGATACGGGTACGGTTCGTTCGGCGGGCACCGACTTCGAGGTGGAAAAGACTCAGCGACTCGGTGACACGGTTCTGCACATCGGGACACTGCACGAGGGCGAATTGTCGGTCGGGGACACGGTCGAGGCCATGCAGACGACCTCGCGCCGCATCGACATCATGCGGAACCACACCGCCACGCACCTGTTGAACCTCGCACTGCGTGAGGTTCTGGGGCACCACGTTGAGCAAAAGGGCTCACTCGTGGACGAGTCCAAGACGCGCTTCGACTTCAGCCACGACAAACCGGTCACGGCGGAACAACTCCAGGAGATCGAGCGCCGGGTCAACCGGCAGGTCGTGCTCGATCAGCCCGTGGCTGCGGTCGTGCTGCCGCTCGCGGAGGCGCAGAAACTGCCCGGCGTGCGCGCGGTGTTCGGCGAAAAGTACCCGGACCCGGTTCGTGTGGTGATGATCGGCGCCGAATCGCCGGACAAGCTGAAACAGGACAACTCCGTGGAGTTCTGCGGCGGCACGCACCTGCCGAGAACGGGCCTCATCGGGTACTTCAAGATCTCGGCCCAAGAGGGTGTCGCGAAGGGCATTCGGCGCATCACCGCGGTCACGGGCAAGCCGGCCTACGACGATGTCCAGACCCGCAGCGCGATCGTGGACGAACTCGCCGGAGCGTTCCAGTGCCGGCCCGACGAACTCCAAACGCGCGTGAGCGCCCTTCAGGATCAGGTGAAGGCGCTTCAAACTCAACTGAAGAAGGCCGTCGGCGCAGCACTTACTGGAGTGGTAGATGAACTGATCGCGTCCGCGCCAGAAGTGGGCGGCGCGAAGGTCGTGGTCGCGAAACTGCCCGACGGCGCGAGCAACGAAACCGTGCGCACGCAGATCGACCGCGTGAAGCAGAAGTGCGGATCGGCGTTCGTGGTGTTCGGCTGGTCCGAGGGGCCGGACAACGCCTCCATCATCGCCGCGGTCACGCCGGATCTCGTGAAGAAGGGGCTGAAAGCCGGCGACGTGGTGAAGCAAGTCGCCCCGGTCATCGGCGGGGGCGGCGGCGGTAAACCCGACATGGCTCAAGCCGGCGGTAAGGAGCCGGCGAAGCTGTCCGAAGCGCTCCAGAAAGCTGACCGCTTGGGGCGCGAGTTGCTGGCGAAGTAA